Proteins encoded together in one Benincasa hispida cultivar B227 chromosome 1, ASM972705v1, whole genome shotgun sequence window:
- the LOC120070117 gene encoding uncharacterized protein LOC120070117 isoform X2 yields MENSDQVISSSTTSNPSLFSKSDENDQNYPPSVANLDRGKLGEMEKVVKKKVLTERNEAMDPKFTENSSSEIPKVDPKPSSCQVDVFQTTLPYDPLTNYLSPRPRFLRYKPNKRREIFWRIVGEDSFSVSHTSSSEEEERKMKEEELEVESEGKSNEIDDEGEGDKEEENRGWTVKELLKFLLVVASLILSTLYITSMNSPSPSYEVSGAFRSGSFPILNLTSEFESNAVMESIFAEGSNFCDEEVTEAASMRNFEYVSQLNSQEDAEDRGFIEETEILNGEIGGDKTVRVEYTELVEEAREKPLAGGSITEEMAEGEKNGVELLNFEDTGDREKGKESEISNTTSCETSEEDETAEAPNVNGFDEDKLLSNILTEVDEKEEGGDLEMIESNTGESESFVLEADKITILEGIINNLFSFGEDLEKLKSELVELMHTETESVLKAVLGLTVSSVMLTCLVLSFQHKKKKDDTKVPAISVSVEALLQDPVAKAEKVVTKESPSIKATFDVHGSKNELIRNVDSFKTLSPSIHSSDERENFKEMYHVEAPTVQFLGEFVFGEINNSLKNESGLKNWMIEVEDSNFPGSIEEKPVSKNMNSGPEQALSEFSATTSSPSYGSFTTKKKIVKKEVRIILTCGRRW; encoded by the exons atgGAGAATTCTGATCAAGTAATTTCATCATCAACTACAAGCAATCCCTCCCTGTTCTCCAAATCCG ATGAAAACGATCAAAATTATCCTCCATCCGTTGCCAATTTGGATCGGGGAAAACTAGGGGAAATGGAAAAGGTGGTTAAGAAGAAGGTTTTAACTGAACGAAATGAGGCCATGGATCCGAAATTTACTGAGAATTCGTCGTCGGAAATCCCAAAAGTGGATCCAAAACCCTCTTCTTGTCAAGTGGATGTGTTTCAGACCACATTGCCCTATGATCCATTGACAAATTACCTCTCTCCTCGACCTAGATTTCTACGATACAAACCAAATAAACGACGGGAGATCTTTTGGAGAATTGTTGGCGAGGATTCTTTTTCGGTTTCTCACACTTCATCctcggaagaagaagaaaggaaaatgaaagagGAGGAGCTTGAGGTGGAAAGTGAGGGGAAATCTAATGAAATTGATGATGAAGGTGAGGGAGATAAGGAGGAGGAGAACAGAGGTTGGACTGtgaaagagttgttgaagtttcTGCTTGTAGTCGCGAGTTTGATTCTTTCTACCTTGTATATCACTTCCATGAACTCGCCTTCACCTTCATATGAAGTTTCAGGGGCCTTCAGGTCTGGTTCTTTCCCAATTTTGAATCTCACAAGCGAGTTTGAGTCGAATGCAGTGATGGAATCCATTTTCGCAGAAGGAAGTAATTTCTGCGATGAAGAAGTAACTGAGGCTGCTTCAATGAGGAATTTTGAATATGTAAGCCAATTGAACAGTCAAGAAGATGCAGAAGACAGAGGTTTTATTGAAGAAACTGAGATATTGAATGGTGAGATTGGAGGTGATAAGACTGTAAGAGTTGAATATACTGAACTTGTTGAAGAAGCAAGAGAAAAACCACTAGCTGGGGGAAGTATCACTGAGGAGATGGCTGAAGGTGAAAAAAATGGAGTGGAGTTGCTGAACTTTGAAGATACTGGTGAtagggaaaaaggaaaagaatctGAAATCTCAAATACAACATCTTGTGAAACATCAGAAGAAGATGAAACCGCTGAAGCTCCAAACGTCAATGGATTTGATGAGGACAAGCTGTTATCTAACATTTTAACCGAGGTAGATGAAAAGGAAGAAGGGGGAGATTTGGAAATGATTGAAAGCAACACAGGGGAATCTGAGAGTTTTGTGCTTGAGGCGGATAAAATCACCATTTTGGAGGGGATAATCAACAACCTATTCAGTTTTGGTGAAGATTTGGAGAAACTGAAGTCTGAGCTTGTTGAGCTTATGCACACTGAAACTGAGTCTGTGCTTAAGGCTGTACTTGGACTCACGGTATCATCTGTAATGCTGACTTGTTTGGTCTTGTCTTTCcaacataagaaaaaaaaagatgatacAAAAGTACCAGCCATTTCTGTGAGTGTAGAAGCGTTGCTGCAGGATCCAGTTGCAAAAGCTGAGAAAGTTGTGACGAAGGAATCACCTTCAATTAAGGCCACTTTTGATGTTCATGGATCAAAAAATGAGCTTATCAGGAATGTTGATTCTTTCAAAACACTCTCGCCTTCAATTCATTCAAGTGATGAAagggaaaatttcaaagaaatgTACCAcgttgaagctccaacagttcAGTTTCTTGGTGAGTTCGTATTTGGAGAGATCAACAATTCTCTTAAGAACGAAAGTGGATTGAAGAACTGGATGATTGAGGTTGAAGATAGCAATTTTCCTGGTTCAATTGAAGAGAAACCAGTGAGCAAGAATATGAATTCTGGACCCGAGCAAGCTTTGTCAGAGTTCTCTGCCACTACTTCTTCCCCATCGTATGGGAGCTTCACCACTAAAAAGAAGATCGTAAAGAAAGAGGTGAGGATAATTTTAACCT GTGGGAGGAGATGGTGA
- the LOC120070117 gene encoding uncharacterized protein LOC120070117 isoform X1 translates to MENSDQVISSSTTSNPSLFSKSDENDQNYPPSVANLDRGKLGEMEKVVKKKVLTERNEAMDPKFTENSSSEIPKVDPKPSSCQVDVFQTTLPYDPLTNYLSPRPRFLRYKPNKRREIFWRIVGEDSFSVSHTSSSEEEERKMKEEELEVESEGKSNEIDDEGEGDKEEENRGWTVKELLKFLLVVASLILSTLYITSMNSPSPSYEVSGAFRSGSFPILNLTSEFESNAVMESIFAEGSNFCDEEVTEAASMRNFEYVSQLNSQEDAEDRGFIEETEILNGEIGGDKTVRVEYTELVEEAREKPLAGGSITEEMAEGEKNGVELLNFEDTGDREKGKESEISNTTSCETSEEDETAEAPNVNGFDEDKLLSNILTEVDEKEEGGDLEMIESNTGESESFVLEADKITILEGIINNLFSFGEDLEKLKSELVELMHTETESVLKAVLGLTVSSVMLTCLVLSFQHKKKKDDTKVPAISVSVEALLQDPVAKAEKVVTKESPSIKATFDVHGSKNELIRNVDSFKTLSPSIHSSDERENFKEMYHVEAPTVQFLGEFVFGEINNSLKNESGLKNWMIEVEDSNFPGSIEEKPVSKNMNSGPEQALSEFSATTSSPSYGSFTTKKKIVKKEVGGDGEVKSIPTPVRRSTRIRNRMMSP, encoded by the exons atgGAGAATTCTGATCAAGTAATTTCATCATCAACTACAAGCAATCCCTCCCTGTTCTCCAAATCCG ATGAAAACGATCAAAATTATCCTCCATCCGTTGCCAATTTGGATCGGGGAAAACTAGGGGAAATGGAAAAGGTGGTTAAGAAGAAGGTTTTAACTGAACGAAATGAGGCCATGGATCCGAAATTTACTGAGAATTCGTCGTCGGAAATCCCAAAAGTGGATCCAAAACCCTCTTCTTGTCAAGTGGATGTGTTTCAGACCACATTGCCCTATGATCCATTGACAAATTACCTCTCTCCTCGACCTAGATTTCTACGATACAAACCAAATAAACGACGGGAGATCTTTTGGAGAATTGTTGGCGAGGATTCTTTTTCGGTTTCTCACACTTCATCctcggaagaagaagaaaggaaaatgaaagagGAGGAGCTTGAGGTGGAAAGTGAGGGGAAATCTAATGAAATTGATGATGAAGGTGAGGGAGATAAGGAGGAGGAGAACAGAGGTTGGACTGtgaaagagttgttgaagtttcTGCTTGTAGTCGCGAGTTTGATTCTTTCTACCTTGTATATCACTTCCATGAACTCGCCTTCACCTTCATATGAAGTTTCAGGGGCCTTCAGGTCTGGTTCTTTCCCAATTTTGAATCTCACAAGCGAGTTTGAGTCGAATGCAGTGATGGAATCCATTTTCGCAGAAGGAAGTAATTTCTGCGATGAAGAAGTAACTGAGGCTGCTTCAATGAGGAATTTTGAATATGTAAGCCAATTGAACAGTCAAGAAGATGCAGAAGACAGAGGTTTTATTGAAGAAACTGAGATATTGAATGGTGAGATTGGAGGTGATAAGACTGTAAGAGTTGAATATACTGAACTTGTTGAAGAAGCAAGAGAAAAACCACTAGCTGGGGGAAGTATCACTGAGGAGATGGCTGAAGGTGAAAAAAATGGAGTGGAGTTGCTGAACTTTGAAGATACTGGTGAtagggaaaaaggaaaagaatctGAAATCTCAAATACAACATCTTGTGAAACATCAGAAGAAGATGAAACCGCTGAAGCTCCAAACGTCAATGGATTTGATGAGGACAAGCTGTTATCTAACATTTTAACCGAGGTAGATGAAAAGGAAGAAGGGGGAGATTTGGAAATGATTGAAAGCAACACAGGGGAATCTGAGAGTTTTGTGCTTGAGGCGGATAAAATCACCATTTTGGAGGGGATAATCAACAACCTATTCAGTTTTGGTGAAGATTTGGAGAAACTGAAGTCTGAGCTTGTTGAGCTTATGCACACTGAAACTGAGTCTGTGCTTAAGGCTGTACTTGGACTCACGGTATCATCTGTAATGCTGACTTGTTTGGTCTTGTCTTTCcaacataagaaaaaaaaagatgatacAAAAGTACCAGCCATTTCTGTGAGTGTAGAAGCGTTGCTGCAGGATCCAGTTGCAAAAGCTGAGAAAGTTGTGACGAAGGAATCACCTTCAATTAAGGCCACTTTTGATGTTCATGGATCAAAAAATGAGCTTATCAGGAATGTTGATTCTTTCAAAACACTCTCGCCTTCAATTCATTCAAGTGATGAAagggaaaatttcaaagaaatgTACCAcgttgaagctccaacagttcAGTTTCTTGGTGAGTTCGTATTTGGAGAGATCAACAATTCTCTTAAGAACGAAAGTGGATTGAAGAACTGGATGATTGAGGTTGAAGATAGCAATTTTCCTGGTTCAATTGAAGAGAAACCAGTGAGCAAGAATATGAATTCTGGACCCGAGCAAGCTTTGTCAGAGTTCTCTGCCACTACTTCTTCCCCATCGTATGGGAGCTTCACCACTAAAAAGAAGATCGTAAAGAAAGAG GTGGGAGGAGATGGTGAAGTAAAGTCAATCCCAACCCCAGTGAGAAGATCAACCAGAATTCGAAACCGTATGATGTCGCCATGA
- the LOC120070129 gene encoding uncharacterized protein LOC120070129, with protein MGEIQRLVLHQPCSVTVHQEFHAGLEDQWTTTKGDDRYYNVASSTSSFEDSTISSESLSSLDLADDACSSTSNSSSQSNGPLEDFTELFAQLPIKRGLSMFYQGKSQSFTSLSSVKSIEDLPKKVNSYSRRLNTCKSYAGGLDNHKSSYTLPKAPTFKKASKSSLSFVQVRRGSTLAGCRPPSIPVYDESF; from the exons atgGGTGAAATACAAAGACTTGTGCTTCATCAACCATGTTCAGTTACAGTACACCAAGAGTTCCATGCTGGATTAGAAGATCAATGGACGACCACCAAGGGAGATGATCGCTACTACAACGTTGCATCTTCAACATCGTCATTTGAAGATTCAACGATTTCAAGTGAATCGCTATCTTCACTAGACTTGGCAGACGATGCATGTTCATCAACTTCGAATTCTTCATCTCAATCCAATGGACCATTAGAGGATTTCACGGAGCTTTTTGCTCAACTGCCAATCAA GAGAGGACTATCAATGTTCTATCAGGGGAAGTCTCAGTCTTTTACATCTCTATCAAGTGTAAAGAGCATAGAAGACCTTCCAAAGAAGGTAAATTCATACAGCAGGAGACTGAATACATGTAAGAGCTATGCAGGTGGCTTGGACAACCACAAGTCTTCTTACACCCTTCCAAAGGCTCCAACTTTTAAGAAGGCATCGAAAAGTTCTCTGTCTTTTGTCCAAGTTAGAAGAGGCAGTACTTTGGCTGGTTGTAGACCTCCTTCCATTCCTGTATATGATGAGAGCTTTTGA